Proteins encoded in a region of the Marinobacter arenosus genome:
- a CDS encoding pyridoxal phosphate-dependent aminotransferase, translated as MDIQSDHRYAINLNVRGIQPSSTLRINELSNQLKADGKDIIKLGLGQSPFPVPDRVVDALREHAHEKDYLPVKGLKGLRESIAGYINRSERMRCTWEDVLIGPGSKELLFILQLAYYGDLLIPRPSWVSYAPQARIIGRSVHWLPTHAENNWQLTAEELDIICRDDPSRPRILIMNYPSNPTGCTYADDQLLAIANVARKYKLILLSDEIYGEVHFEGKHKSIARYYPEGTIISTGLSKWAGAGGWRLGTFIFPPELRPLLDAMAIIASETFTSTSAPIQYAAMAAFNGGDDIDEYLVQSRRVLKVIGEYVHRRLTDMGAVVQKPEGAFYLFPDFSAFRDRLSKRDIKTSQAFCTSLLENTGVAILPASDFGFVPDHLGARLAFVDFDGAEALKLAGGDYAEHDLGDDFVQQACPRLVKAMDKMEAWLNSL; from the coding sequence ATGGACATACAATCCGATCACCGCTACGCGATTAACCTGAACGTTCGAGGCATTCAACCCTCTTCCACCCTTCGCATCAACGAACTGAGCAACCAGCTCAAGGCCGACGGCAAAGACATCATCAAGCTGGGACTCGGGCAGTCTCCGTTCCCGGTGCCCGACCGGGTGGTCGACGCGCTCAGGGAACATGCCCATGAGAAGGATTACCTTCCGGTCAAGGGCCTGAAGGGCTTGCGGGAGAGTATCGCGGGCTATATCAATCGCAGCGAACGCATGCGCTGCACCTGGGAAGACGTGCTCATTGGCCCCGGTTCCAAGGAACTGCTGTTCATACTCCAGTTGGCCTATTACGGCGACCTGCTGATTCCGCGCCCGAGCTGGGTATCCTATGCCCCCCAGGCGAGGATTATCGGCCGGTCTGTGCACTGGCTGCCGACCCATGCCGAAAACAACTGGCAGCTTACCGCCGAGGAACTGGACATCATCTGCCGCGACGACCCCTCCCGGCCGCGCATCCTGATTATGAACTACCCGTCCAACCCGACAGGCTGCACCTACGCCGACGATCAGTTGCTGGCGATTGCCAATGTCGCCCGCAAGTACAAACTGATCCTGTTGTCGGATGAGATTTACGGCGAGGTCCATTTCGAGGGCAAACACAAATCCATTGCCCGCTACTATCCGGAGGGAACCATCATCAGCACCGGCCTGAGCAAGTGGGCCGGCGCCGGCGGCTGGCGTCTCGGCACCTTCATCTTCCCACCGGAGCTGCGGCCGCTACTCGATGCCATGGCGATCATCGCCAGTGAAACGTTCACCTCCACCAGCGCCCCGATCCAGTATGCCGCGATGGCGGCGTTCAATGGCGGCGACGATATCGATGAATACCTGGTGCAGTCCCGCCGGGTGCTCAAGGTCATTGGTGAGTACGTGCACCGGCGCCTGACCGACATGGGGGCCGTGGTCCAGAAGCCCGAAGGGGCGTTCTACCTGTTTCCGGATTTCTCGGCCTTCCGCGACCGGCTTTCGAAACGGGATATCAAGACCAGTCAGGCGTTCTGTACGTCCCTGCTTGAGAACACCGGGGTCGCGATCCTGCCCGCCAGCGACTTCGGCTTCGTACCGGACCATCTCGGTGCGCGGCTCGCGTTCGTCGACTTCGACGGTGCCGAGGCATTGAAACTGGCGGGCGGCGACTACGCCGAGCACGACCTCGGTGACGACTTTGTCCAGCAAGCCTGCCCTCGTCTGGTCAAGGCCATGGACAAGATGGAAGCGTGGCTGAACAGCCTCTGA
- a CDS encoding inositol monophosphatase family protein gives MSDTASLQTITDFAEQLAREAGELIRREREENTLRTDYKQQSELVTHADVMADEFITGAIRDRFPGHRILSEETMPDLSQAEQLDTPLWVIDPIDGTVNYAYGHPQVAVSIAYADQGRVRAGIVHAPFSGETFRGMEGEGATLNGKTIRHSGATNPREALFATGFPYAKDHLKPLVDRLEAMIRNCRDLRRIGSAALDICWVACGRLDIYYENVSPWDFAAARLIALEAGATAGHFGDVPAGYPADLYGRDILITAPELWAPVRTILRTASGYQ, from the coding sequence GTGTCCGATACCGCTTCACTCCAGACGATAACCGACTTTGCCGAACAGCTGGCCCGGGAGGCGGGTGAGCTGATCCGGCGGGAACGGGAAGAAAACACCCTGCGCACAGATTACAAACAGCAGTCGGAACTGGTCACCCATGCCGATGTGATGGCCGACGAGTTCATTACCGGCGCCATCCGTGATCGCTTCCCCGGCCACCGGATCCTGTCCGAAGAAACCATGCCAGACCTGAGCCAGGCCGAGCAACTGGACACCCCACTCTGGGTGATCGACCCCATCGACGGCACTGTCAATTACGCCTACGGACACCCGCAGGTCGCCGTCTCCATTGCCTACGCCGACCAGGGCAGGGTTCGGGCCGGCATCGTTCACGCGCCCTTCTCGGGCGAAACTTTCCGGGGTATGGAGGGTGAAGGCGCGACCCTGAATGGCAAGACCATCAGGCACAGCGGCGCCACGAACCCTCGGGAGGCCCTGTTCGCCACCGGCTTTCCCTACGCCAAGGATCACCTGAAGCCCCTTGTCGACCGCCTGGAGGCCATGATCCGCAACTGCCGGGACCTGAGACGTATCGGTTCCGCCGCCCTGGACATCTGTTGGGTCGCCTGTGGCCGCCTCGACATCTACTACGAAAACGTCAGTCCCTGGGACTTTGCCGCCGCTCGACTGATTGCGCTCGAGGCCGGGGCCACCGCCGGTCACTTCGGGGACGTGCCCGCGGGCTACCCCGCGGATCTCTATGGCCGTGACATTCTCATCACCGCCCCAGAGCTCTGGGCTCCGGTCCGCACGATTCTGAGAACGGCCTCAGGGTACCAATAG
- the slmA gene encoding nucleoid occlusion factor SlmA → MTDQKPSRREAILHALVELLETDPGARITTAGLAKSVGVTEAALYRHFPSKRKMFEALIEFAEEAVFSRCQVILQEQDDVRVRLQQLVHLVLVFAERNSGLCCVLTGDALMGENEALRKRASQFFERLETQVRQALKEGEIRQGLRPRTSAARGADFVLVFVEGRVQRFVRSSFARLPSADFEESWSLVAESVWPQASQ, encoded by the coding sequence ATGACCGATCAGAAACCGAGTCGCCGTGAGGCGATCCTTCACGCCCTCGTGGAGCTCCTGGAAACCGATCCGGGAGCCCGCATTACGACCGCCGGCCTCGCCAAATCCGTAGGCGTCACCGAGGCCGCCCTCTACCGCCACTTTCCCAGCAAGCGGAAAATGTTCGAGGCCCTCATCGAATTTGCCGAGGAGGCCGTCTTTTCCCGCTGCCAGGTCATCCTGCAGGAGCAGGACGATGTGCGAGTTCGCCTGCAACAACTGGTGCATCTGGTGCTGGTGTTTGCGGAGCGCAATTCCGGCCTGTGCTGTGTGCTGACAGGGGACGCCCTGATGGGCGAGAACGAGGCCCTGCGCAAGCGGGCGTCACAGTTCTTCGAACGCCTGGAAACCCAGGTACGCCAGGCGCTCAAGGAAGGGGAAATCCGCCAGGGCCTTCGCCCTCGCACCAGCGCCGCCCGGGGTGCCGACTTCGTGCTGGTGTTCGTCGAAGGCCGGGTTCAGCGTTTCGTGCGCTCGTCCTTCGCCCGCCTACCCTCCGCCGACTTTGAAGAGAGTTGGTCCCTGGTGGCCGAGAGCGTTTGGCCCCAGGCGTCCCAGTAA
- a CDS encoding thiazole synthase, whose translation MSETPEILLPEDKPLEIAGRVYQSRLLVGTGKYRDLMETGHAIETSGAEIVTVAVRRTNLGQNPDEPNLLDVISPESYTILPNTAGCYTAKDAVRTCRLARELLDGHDLVKLEVLGEEKTLYPNMTETLDAAETLIKDGFKVMVYCSDDPLLAKRLEDMGCVAIMPLGAPIGSGLGIQNRYNIRLIVENATVPVLVDAGVGTASDATIAMELGCDGVLMNTAIAQAKDPIKMANAMRLAIEAGREAYLAGRMPKKLYASASSPIDGTFF comes from the coding sequence ATGAGCGAGACTCCCGAGATTCTGCTTCCCGAAGACAAACCCCTGGAAATTGCGGGCCGCGTTTATCAGTCGCGCCTGTTGGTCGGCACTGGCAAGTACCGAGACCTGATGGAGACCGGCCACGCCATTGAAACCAGTGGCGCCGAAATCGTGACCGTGGCGGTGCGCCGGACCAATCTGGGCCAGAACCCCGACGAGCCCAATCTTCTGGATGTGATTTCGCCGGAAAGTTACACCATCCTGCCCAACACCGCTGGCTGCTACACCGCCAAGGATGCGGTGCGAACCTGCAGGTTGGCGCGGGAGCTTCTGGACGGGCACGACCTGGTGAAGCTGGAAGTGCTGGGAGAGGAGAAAACCCTGTACCCGAACATGACCGAAACCCTGGACGCGGCGGAGACGCTGATCAAGGACGGGTTCAAGGTGATGGTCTATTGCTCGGACGATCCGCTGCTGGCGAAACGCCTGGAGGACATGGGCTGTGTTGCCATCATGCCGCTGGGAGCGCCCATCGGCTCGGGCCTGGGTATCCAGAACCGCTACAACATCCGGCTGATTGTCGAAAACGCGACCGTCCCCGTGCTGGTGGATGCCGGCGTGGGCACGGCTTCCGATGCCACGATTGCCATGGAACTGGGGTGCGACGGTGTGCTGATGAACACCGCCATTGCCCAGGCCAAAGACCCGATCAAGATGGCGAACGCCATGCGTCTGGCCATTGAAGCCGGTCGCGAAGCTTACCTGGCTGGCCGCATGCCCAAGAAGCTTTACGCCAGTGCATCCTCGCCCATTGATGGCACCTTTTTCTGA
- the thiS gene encoding sulfur carrier protein ThiS → MQVEVNGDAMELPVGATVLTLVETMALAGKRLAVEVNEDIVPRSQHGEFVLSEGDRVEVVHAIGGG, encoded by the coding sequence ATGCAAGTTGAAGTAAATGGCGATGCGATGGAGTTGCCGGTCGGCGCTACCGTCCTGACCCTGGTTGAGACCATGGCCCTGGCGGGTAAGCGCCTGGCCGTCGAGGTGAACGAGGACATCGTCCCTCGGAGTCAGCACGGGGAATTCGTTCTCAGTGAGGGCGACCGGGTGGAAGTTGTCCACGCGATTGGCGGTGGCTGA
- a CDS encoding DUF423 domain-containing protein: protein MIGAVCALIAVMAGAFGAHGLRGIVSERGLDVFQTAVTYQMYHAIALVALSALSLAGLNRRLLSVAAGFFLAGILLFSGSLYMLVLTDSRWIGPVTPLGGVCFMVAWTLLAVAGWRHARPSCGEEQR, encoded by the coding sequence ATCATCGGCGCCGTTTGCGCCCTGATCGCGGTCATGGCCGGAGCCTTCGGTGCCCATGGCCTGCGTGGTATCGTCAGTGAGCGGGGCCTGGATGTGTTTCAGACGGCCGTCACCTATCAGATGTACCACGCCATTGCCCTGGTGGCGTTGTCGGCCCTGTCGCTGGCCGGGCTGAATCGCCGGCTGCTGTCCGTGGCCGCCGGATTTTTCCTGGCCGGCATACTGCTGTTCAGTGGCAGTCTCTATATGCTGGTGCTGACGGATAGTCGCTGGATTGGCCCGGTCACACCCCTGGGGGGTGTGTGTTTCATGGTGGCCTGGACGTTACTGGCAGTGGCCGGATGGCGCCACGCCCGTCCGAGCTGCGGTGAGGAACAGAGGTAA
- a CDS encoding symmetrical bis(5'-nucleosyl)-tetraphosphatase, with amino-acid sequence MTDYAIGDIQGCYDRLRDVLAQVSFSPSRDRLWVAGDLINRGPSSLETLRYIESLGSSAVVVLGNHDLHLLAVALGGHPPRRKDTLADILDAPDHDRLVAWLRQQNLCVRDTARNLVMVHAGVPHIWTADQALTYAQEVEAVIRGEDAAEYFTHMYGNEPDRWDEDLTGMARWRVITNYFTRMRFVAADGTLELATKEAASSAPNGFRPWFEYPREDDVRVVFGHWAALEGQTGSDRFIGLDTGCVWGGVLTMMNLDTGEKIHCDC; translated from the coding sequence ATGACTGACTACGCCATTGGCGATATTCAGGGCTGTTACGACCGGTTGCGGGACGTCCTGGCGCAGGTGTCGTTTTCTCCGTCCCGGGATCGTTTGTGGGTTGCCGGAGACCTGATCAACCGCGGGCCGTCCTCGCTGGAAACCCTGCGTTACATTGAGAGCCTGGGCAGCTCCGCGGTCGTGGTCCTGGGCAATCACGACCTGCACCTGCTGGCGGTCGCTCTGGGGGGGCACCCACCACGCCGGAAGGATACCCTGGCGGACATCCTGGACGCGCCCGATCATGACCGCCTCGTGGCCTGGCTTCGGCAGCAGAACCTGTGCGTTCGGGACACGGCCCGGAATCTGGTCATGGTCCATGCCGGCGTGCCTCACATCTGGACGGCGGACCAGGCGCTGACCTACGCCCAGGAAGTCGAGGCCGTGATTCGGGGCGAGGATGCCGCCGAGTATTTTACCCACATGTATGGCAATGAGCCGGACCGCTGGGACGAGGACCTTACCGGCATGGCTCGCTGGCGTGTCATCACCAACTACTTCACCCGCATGCGGTTTGTTGCGGCGGACGGCACGCTGGAGTTGGCCACCAAAGAGGCGGCCAGCAGTGCCCCGAACGGTTTCCGGCCCTGGTTCGAGTACCCCCGTGAGGACGATGTCCGGGTGGTGTTCGGGCATTGGGCGGCGCTCGAAGGCCAGACTGGCAGCGATCGGTTTATTGGCCTGGATACCGGCTGTGTCTGGGGCGGAGTACTGACCATGATGAATCTGGATACCGGGGAAAAGATCCACTGTGACTGCTGA
- the rsmA gene encoding 16S rRNA (adenine(1518)-N(6)/adenine(1519)-N(6))-dimethyltransferase RsmA — protein sequence MSNKPGHQARKRFGQNFLHDPGVIERIVRAINPKPDDAIVEIGPGLGAITEEILAVNPRLQVVELDRDLIPVLRTKFFNYPEFRIHEADALKFDFSQLVEGGNRLRIIGNLPYNISTPLIFHLLGQAGVVKDMHFMLQKEVVQRLAAVPGDNNYGRLGIMAQYFCKVQPLFEVGPGAFRPAPKVDSAIVRLVPHETLPHPAKDLGILQAVVRSAFNARRKTLRKALGGMISVEQLQSLGINDGLRPENLSLADYVLIADRLADEKADGRDSDEVSND from the coding sequence GTGAGTAACAAACCCGGCCACCAGGCCAGAAAGCGATTCGGCCAGAATTTCCTGCACGATCCCGGTGTGATTGAGCGGATTGTTCGCGCCATTAACCCGAAGCCCGACGACGCCATCGTTGAAATCGGGCCCGGCCTCGGGGCAATCACCGAGGAGATCCTGGCGGTAAACCCCAGGCTGCAGGTGGTGGAGCTGGACCGTGACCTGATTCCGGTGTTGCGGACCAAGTTCTTCAATTACCCGGAGTTCCGTATCCACGAAGCGGATGCATTGAAGTTCGATTTCAGCCAACTGGTCGAGGGTGGCAACCGCCTGCGGATCATCGGCAACCTGCCGTACAACATCTCAACGCCTCTGATTTTCCATTTGCTGGGGCAGGCGGGTGTCGTCAAGGACATGCATTTCATGCTGCAGAAAGAGGTGGTCCAGCGTCTCGCGGCGGTGCCGGGTGACAACAACTATGGCCGGCTCGGGATCATGGCCCAGTATTTCTGCAAGGTGCAGCCGCTGTTTGAGGTGGGACCGGGGGCGTTCCGACCCGCACCGAAAGTGGATTCCGCCATCGTGCGACTGGTGCCCCACGAAACCCTGCCACATCCGGCCAAGGACCTGGGAATCCTGCAGGCGGTGGTCCGGAGCGCGTTCAATGCCCGCCGGAAGACGCTTCGCAAGGCGCTCGGTGGCATGATCTCGGTAGAGCAGTTGCAGAGCCTGGGGATCAACGACGGTTTGCGCCCGGAAAACCTCAGTCTCGCCGACTACGTACTGATCGCCGATCGGTTGGCTGATGAGAAAGCCGATGGGCGCGATTCTGATGAGGTAAGTAATGACTGA
- the pdxA gene encoding 4-hydroxythreonine-4-phosphate dehydrogenase PdxA, which yields MSAPAILALTAGEPAGVGPELCLQLAEKRREAGIVVIASKALLAARADLLKLKVTLHDWQPGQTPVMETGHLSVFDVAGCASTEAGVLDPANSAYVLDTLRIAAEGCLRGDVDGMVTAPVHKGVINEAGIAFSGHTEFLQELCGVERVVMMLATDDLRVALVTTHLPLKDVASSITPERLGQVTRILNADLKAFFGIEHPRILVAGLNPHAGEGGHLGREEIEVIEPTLEQLRGEGIQLTGPLPADTLFTPHWLDNADAVLAMYHDQGLPVLKYQGFGRAVNITLGLPIVRTSVDHGTALDLAGSGRADAGSLQTAIRVGAHMARCRKAANQETRS from the coding sequence ATGAGTGCCCCGGCGATCCTTGCGCTGACGGCCGGTGAACCGGCTGGTGTAGGCCCGGAACTTTGCCTGCAGCTGGCAGAGAAACGCCGGGAGGCCGGCATCGTGGTGATTGCCAGCAAAGCCTTGTTGGCTGCCCGAGCGGATTTGCTCAAGCTCAAGGTAACCCTGCACGACTGGCAGCCGGGCCAGACTCCGGTCATGGAGACCGGTCACCTGTCGGTGTTCGACGTGGCGGGCTGCGCCAGCACCGAGGCCGGGGTCCTTGACCCCGCCAACAGTGCCTATGTCCTCGACACCCTGCGGATCGCTGCCGAAGGCTGCCTGCGGGGTGACGTCGACGGCATGGTGACCGCGCCGGTGCACAAAGGCGTGATCAACGAAGCGGGTATCGCTTTCAGCGGCCATACCGAATTTCTGCAGGAGCTCTGCGGCGTTGAGCGGGTGGTCATGATGCTGGCCACGGACGACCTGCGAGTGGCGCTGGTCACCACCCACTTACCGCTCAAGGACGTTGCTTCGTCCATCACGCCGGAGCGGCTGGGTCAGGTTACCCGAATTCTCAACGCCGATCTGAAGGCGTTCTTCGGGATTGAGCACCCCCGCATTCTCGTGGCGGGCCTGAATCCCCATGCCGGGGAGGGTGGTCATCTCGGCCGGGAGGAAATCGAGGTTATCGAGCCGACCCTGGAACAGCTCAGGGGTGAGGGCATCCAACTGACCGGTCCCCTGCCGGCCGATACCCTGTTTACCCCGCACTGGCTGGACAACGCCGACGCGGTGCTGGCCATGTACCACGACCAGGGCCTGCCGGTCCTGAAATACCAGGGCTTTGGGCGCGCGGTCAACATTACCCTGGGGTTGCCCATCGTCCGTACCTCCGTTGACCACGGCACCGCCCTGGACCTTGCCGGCAGCGGCCGGGCCGATGCCGGCAGCCTGCAAACGGCGATCCGGGTTGGCGCGCACATGGCCCGCTGTCGGAAAGCCGCTAACCAAGAGACACGCTCGTGA